One window of Gavia stellata isolate bGavSte3 chromosome Z, bGavSte3.hap2, whole genome shotgun sequence genomic DNA carries:
- the C9orf72 gene encoding guanine nucleotide exchange factor C9orf72 homolog, translating into MSALCPPPSPAVAKTEISLNGESPLLAATFAYWDNILGPRVRHIWAPKTEQVLLSDGEITFLANHTLNGEILRNAESGAIDVKFFVLAEKRVIIVSLIFDGNWNGDRSTYGLSIILPQSELGFYLPLHRVCVDRLTHIIRKGRIWMHKERQEHFQKIVLEGTERMEDQGQSIIPMLTGEVIPVMELLSSMKSHGVPEEIEISDTVLNDDDIGDSCHEGFLLNAISSHLQTCGCSVVVGSSAEKVNKIVRTLCLFLTPSERKCSRLCRSESSFKYESGLFVQGLLKDATGSFVLPFRQVMYAPYPTTHIDVDVNTVKQMPPCHEHIYNQRRYMRSELTAFWRANSDEEMSQDHIMHTDESFTPDLNVFQDILHRDTLVKAFLDQIFHLKPGLSLRRTFLAQFLLVLHRKALTLIKYIEDDTQKGKKPFKSLRSLKIDLDLTAEGDLNIIMALAEKIKPGLHSFIFGRPFYTSVQERDMLMTF; encoded by the exons ATGTCAGCTCTTTGTCCACCACCGTCTCCTGCAGTTGCTAAAACAGAGATCTCTTTGAATGGCGAGTCACCTTTATTAGCTGCCACTTTTGCTTACTGGGACAATATTCTTGGCCCCCGAGTGCGGCATATCTGGGCCCCAAAGACAGAACAGGTACTTCTCAGTGATGGTGAAATAACTTTTCTTGCTAACCACACCCTGAATGGAGAAATACTTCGGAATGCAGAAAGCGGTGCAATAGATGTGAAGTTCTTTGTCCTGGCAGAAAAAAGGGTAATCATTGTGTCATTAATCTTTGATGGAAACTGGAATGGAGACAGAAGCACATATGGACTATCAATTATACTTCCACAAAGTGAACTTGGCTTCTACCTGCCGCTTCACAGAGTGTGCGTGGATAGGTTAACACATATTATAAGGAAAGGAAGAATATGGATGCATAAG GAGAGGCAAGAACATTTCCAGAAGATTGTCTTGGAAGGCACGGAGAGAATGGAGGATCAG GGCCAGAGCATCATTCCAATGCTGACAGGAGAAGTAATTCCTGTAATGGAACTCCTTTCATCTATGAAATCACATGGTGTTCCGGAAGAAATAGAG ATAAGTGACACCGTGCTAAATGATGATGACATTGGGGATAGTTGCCATGAAGGCTTTCTCCTCAA tGCAATTAGCTCACACCTGCAGACCTGCGGTTGTTCTGTAGTTGTAGGAAGCAGCGCAGAGAAAGTTAATAAG attGTGAGAACATTGTGTCTGTTTCTTACGCCGTCAGAGCGGAAGTGTTCCAGACTCTGTAGAAGTGAGTCTTCTTTCAAATACGAGTCAGGACTTTTTGTTCAAGGCTTACTCAAA GATGCAACAGGAAGTTTTGTGTTGCCCTTCCGCCAAGTAATGTATGCCCCATATCCTACTACACATATAGATGTAGATGTCAATACAGTGAAGCAGATGCCCCCTTGTCATGAACACATCTATAACCAACGACGATACATGAGATCCGAGCTGACAGCATTTTGGAGGGCTAATTCAGATGAAGAAATGTCTCAAGACCATATTATGCACACAGATGAGAGTTTCACACCTGATTt AAATGTCTTTCAAGATATCCTGCATCGAGATACATTAGTAAAAGCCTTCCTGGATCAG ATCTTTCATCTGAAGCCTGGCTTGTCTTTAAGGAGGACTTTCCTTGCACAATTTCTGCTAGTCCTTCACAGAAAAGCCTtaactttaataaaatacatagaGGATGACAC gcaaaaaggaaaaaaaccttttaagtCTCTTCGTAGCTTAAAGATAGATCTTGACTTAACAGCAGAGGGCGATCTTAACATAATAATGGCTTTGGCTGAGAAGATTAAACCAGGTCTACATTCCTTTATCTTTGGGAGGCCGTTCTACACTAGCGTGCAAGAACGTGATATGCTCATGACGTTTTAA